One genomic segment of Musa acuminata AAA Group cultivar baxijiao unplaced genomic scaffold, Cavendish_Baxijiao_AAA HiC_scaffold_1144, whole genome shotgun sequence includes these proteins:
- the LOC135671621 gene encoding pentatricopeptide repeat-containing protein At1g71490-like, with the protein MAVCAAMLQAQTHVPNPWKKALLHLPLLAQSPPPAPSEPEALEASPPIHHHHSLISSIKALSAQGHLSEAFTAFSLLRLRYPASSLLVLHSLSSLISCSSSQKAARQGLQLHALTLSCGLHDHPSLLPRLTSLYITFGLLPDAHALVFSSHSLEVLHWNLLISAYMKDDRPSDALLAYRQLVQIGIQPDRFTYPSVLRACGVVLDLEFGKEVHRSINDSCMEWNIFVQNALTAMYAKCGALGFARKLFDEMPERDVVSWNTMVSGYASRGMWEKAFQLFEQMRAENSEVNSVTWNTIVGGHLQRGNPREALRLISEVTMHGSEIDFVTLVVGLSACSHVGSLKLGKEIHGFATRCCGDGIESVRNALITMYSRCKDMEHACLLFQKAKMRSLVTWNTMIAGFGLSDQAEEASFVIRDMVQSGVQPNYVTIVTYLALCTRVANLQHGQELHCYITKHDFKGYLLLWNSLIDMYSKSGRILAARRVFDLLTNRDQVSYTSIIAGYGIQGEGTAALKLFNQMIDSGIKPDHINMVAVLSACSHSGLVSQGHKLFKMMTDSYGIAPQMEHYSCMVDLLARAGLVKKAEELLHKAPLPPTAAMWAALVGACQVYENTEIGERAAKKLLEMGTDNPGHYVLIANMYAAAGCWDELAKVRTLMRDSGVRKSPGLAWADLGNGFHPFLVGDRSNPLAPEIYEVLDTLTGQMSDPGSIENLDLESVVDIVV; encoded by the coding sequence ATGGCCGTGTGTGCTGCAATGCTTCAAGCCCAAACTCACGTCCCAAATCCATGGAAGAAAGCGCTCCTCCACCTCCCCCTCCTCGCCCAGTCACCACCACCTGCACCGTCAGAACCCGAAGCTTTAGAGGCATCTCCGCCTATCCACCACCACCACTCCCTCATCTCCTCCATCAAGGCGCTCTCCGCCCAGGGCCACCTCTCCGAGGCCTTCACTGCCTTCTCCCTTCTACGTCTCCGCTACCCCGCTTCCTCTCTCCTTGTCCTCCATTCTCTCTCATCCCTCATCTCATGCTCCTCTTCCCAGAAGGCCGCCCGTCAGGGCTTGCAGCTCCATGCCCTcaccctctcttgtggcttgcatGACCACCCTTCTCTACTCCCCAGGCTAACCTCCCTCTACATCACGTTTGGCCTCCTCCCGGATGCCCACGCCCTCGTCTTTTCCTCGCACAGTTTGGAGGTTCTCCATTGGAACCTGTTGATCTCTGCGTACATGAAGGACGACCGCCCTTCCGATGCGCTCCTCGCCTATAGGCAGCTGGTTCAGATAGGCATCCAGCCTGATAGATTCACCTACCCGTCGGTTCTTAGGGCTTGTGGCGTCGTGCTCGACCTGGAGTTTGGGAAGGAAGTGCACAGGTCAATTAATGACAGCTGCATGGAGTGGAACATTTTTGTCCAGAACGCGTTGACCGCAATGTACGCAAAGTGTGGCGCCTTAGGTTTTGCGAGGAAGCTGTTTGACGAAATGCCGGAGCGAGATGTGGTGTCATGGAATACTATGGTGTCAGGGTATGCATCACGGGGAATGTGGGAGAAAGCATTCCAATTGTTCGAACAGATGAGAGCGGAGAACTCAGAGGTGAATAGCGTTACGTGGAACACAATCGTCGGTGGTCATTTGCAAAGGGGCAATCCCAGAGAAGCATTGAGATTGATCTCTGAGGTGACCATGCATGGGTCTGAGATTGACTTTGTGACGCTGGTCGTTGGTCTGAGTGCTTGTTCTCATGTTGGATCTTTAAAATTGGGGAAAGAGATTCATGGGTTTGCGACTCGTTGCTGCGGTGATGGGATTGAGAGCGTCCGCAATGCACTGATTACAATGTACTCTAGATGTAAAGACATGGAGCACGCTTGCCTTTTGTTTCAAAAGGCCAAAATGAGGAGTTTGGTCACATGGAATACAATGATTGCCGGCTTTGGCCTGTCAGACCAAGCAGAGGAAGCTTCTTTTGTAATTCGAGACATGGTACAATCAGGAGTTCAACCAAACTATGTAACCATCGTGACATACCTCGCCTTATGTACCCGTGTTGCAAACCTTCAGCATGGGCAAGAGTTGCACTGCTACATCACTAAACATGATTTCAAGGGATATCTATTACTCTGGAACTCCCTTATTGACATGTACTCAAAGTCAGGAAGAATCTTAGCTGCTAGAAGGGTCTTCGACTTGCTGACCAACCGTGATCAGGTGTCATACACTTCAATAATAGCAGGTTACGGAATACAAGGTGAGGGAACTGCTGCCTTGAAACTTTTTAATCAGATGATTGACAGTGGGATCAAACCTGACCACATAAATATGGTGGCAGTCCTCTCAGCTTGTAGCCACTCTGGACTTGTGTCCCAGGGTCATAAGCTCTTTAAAATGATGACTGACTCATATGGCATTGCGCCACAGATGGAGCACTACTCTTGCATGGTTGATCTACTTGCTCGAGCCGGTTTGGTTAAAAAGGCAGAGGAACTTCTTCATAAAGCTCCACTACCGCCGACAGCTGCAATGTGGGCAGCTCTTGTTGGGGCATGCCAGGTATATGAGAACACTGAGATTGGAGAAAGAGCTGCAAAGAAGCTCCTAGAGATGGGGACGGACAATCCTGGGCACTATGTGCTGATTGCTAACATGTATGCAGCTGCTGGATGTTGGGATGAGCTTGCAAAGGTGAGGACATTGATGAGGGACTCGGGTGTTAGAAAATCACCCGGTTTGGCTTGGGCTGATTTAGGGAATGGATTTCATCCTTTCCTAGTGGGGGATAGGTCGAACCCCCTGGCACCTGAGATATATGAGGTGTTGGATACATTAACTGGGCAAATGAGTGATCCTGGGTCAATAGAAAATTTGGATTTGGAATCTGTCGTTGACATTGTAGTGTGA